One window of Lytechinus variegatus isolate NC3 chromosome 2, Lvar_3.0, whole genome shotgun sequence genomic DNA carries:
- the LOC121408783 gene encoding uncharacterized protein LOC121408783, with protein MVIPNMCVRKIIQIYFLLFSILCRLNIGRSENDGDVTSHRQRYNHPTTADLGNYIVWQTLEGSRQVTIKSGTTWIQETASWEREEGPLADYVFREITDGLSHVAVVFDGYGRLRECQINQDLNMIEQFIFDIKSGHVLCLQVPVEANHFLLELGNEKEDDSSHVLFTDKFLASWKNTSSGGIQGCRRFSNVTFPPHLLSATSRMIFNCRRFLSSMHSDHNSTTLDLGNPSFSDIHLSGRRRSRRSITYPGTLWCGAGHRAKSEYALGDNTFTDRCCRSHDFCPKEMQILAFKTKHYLTNKNMFTLSHCACDKRFHKCLRQVRNAVSYDVGNWYFNILRSKCFVVRQKKQCVEKEWWGKCKRYEKRPTALLRQAQSFPKSLKMNRSGGLRKKYRKEEP; from the exons ATGGTAATACCTAACATGTGTGTCagaaaaatcattcaaatctattttctccttttcagcATCTTATGTCGTCTTAATATTGGCAGATCTGAAAATGATGGAGATGTGACATCGCACCGACAAAGATACAACCATCCGACGACGGCGGATCTCGGGAACTATATCGTATGGCAGACATTGGAAGGTAGTCGACAGGTGACGATTAAATCAGGGACAACGTGGATACAAGAAACTGCATCATGGGAAAGAGAAGAGGGACCTCTTGCTGATTACGTTTTTCGAGAGATCACAGATGGGTTATCGCACGTGGCAGTCGTGTTCGATGGATACGGACGATTAAGGGAATGTCAAATCAATCAAGATCTAAACATGATCGAACAGTTTATTTTTGACATAAAAAGCGGCCATGTTCTTTGTCTTCAAGTTCCAGTCGAAGCAAACCACTTTCTCTTGGAATTGGGCAATGAGAAAGAAGATGACAGTTCACATGTCCTTTTTACCGACAAGTTTCTTGCATCTTGGAAGAATACGTCTTCCGGTGGTATCCAGGGATGCAGAAGATTTTCAAACGTCACCTTTCCTCCGCACCTACTTAGCGCCACAAGCAGAATGATCTTCAACTGTCGACGATTTCTTTCATCCATGCATTCCGACCATAATTCGACTACTCTCGACCTAGGTAATCCGTCGTTCTCCGACATTCACCTATCTGGTCGTCGTCGATCTCGTCGTAGTATCACCTACCCTGGAACCCTGTGGTGCGGAGCCGGTCATCGAGCCAAGTCAGAGTATGCTCTCGGTGACAACACCTTCACCGACCGATGCTGCAGATCCCATGATTTTTGTCCAAAGGAGATGCAAATTCTGGCGTTCAAGACCAAACATTACCTCACCAATAAGAACATGTTTACACTCAGTCATTGTGCGTGTGATAAACG ATTTCACAAATGCCTTCGTCAGGTGCGCAATGCTGTTTCGTATGACGTTGGTAATTGGTATTTCAACATCCTACGTTCTAAATGCTTCGTTGTTCGCCAGAAGAAACAGTGTGTGGAGAAGGAATGGTGGGGAAAGTGCAAGCGATATGAGAAGAGACCTACGGCCTTGTTACGTCAAGCTCAGTCTTTCCCAAAGTCACTGAAGATGAATAGATCAGGTGGACTGAGGAAGAAATATCGGAAGGAAGAACcgtga
- the LOC121408786 gene encoding mediator of RNA polymerase II transcription subunit 31-like, with translation MAGNSQHQSQGMEPPQDQEQIRFEVELEFVQCLANPHYLNFLAQRGYFKDKKFVNYLQYLQYWKEPKYAKYLKFPQCLHFLELLQYEHFRRELANAQCVKFIEDQQLLHWQHYTRRRMRLQQSHLENMQHQQLTQQQQQQGVTGAAGGVATSGTSNQPAGIMQAPLPPQQHPHQQQQQQHASQQQQQQQQHQQMASQMRTGQQEQKPLQQGSSTQQTMK, from the exons GAATGGAACCTCCTCAAGACCAAGAGCAGATCCGATTTGAAGTGGAATTGGAGTTTGTTCAGTGCCTAGCCAACCCTCACTATCTTAACT TTCTTGCCCAGAGAGGTTACTTCAAAGATAAAAAGTTTGTTAATTATCTTCAGTATCTTCAATATTGGAAGGAGCCTAAGTATGCCAAATATCTCAA ATTTCCACAGTGTCTTCATTTCTTGGAGCTGTTGCAGTATGAACACTTCAGGAGAGAATTAGCCAATGCTCAGTGTGTCAAGTTTATTGAGGATCAGCAGCTTCTGCATTGGCAACACTACACTCGAAGGCGTATGAGACTACAGCAGTCCCATCTAGAGAACATGCAGCATCAACAACTCACCcagcaacagcagcaacaaGGAGTCACAGGAGCTGCCGGTGGAGTGGCAACAAGTGGGACTTCAAATCAGCCAGCAGGGATCATGCAAGCGCCCTTGCCACCTCAGCAACATCCTCATcagcaacaacagcagcaacatGCTTcacaacagcagcagcaacaacaacaacatcaacaaatGGCCTCACAAATGAGAACTGGTCAACAAGAACAAAAGCCATTACAACAAGGATCTTCAACGCAACAAACAATGAAATGA
- the LOC121408784 gene encoding uncharacterized protein LOC121408784: MRPLILSFVIVLTWCLQSRADIAWNPPSSRTSHLSSPPWSSQQSQIRSLNFLSISRSMDELMIVLQLDDVSAIQRVVGDHRGARMVILQATDGRHLIRNIYDPSYNLKECKATKNQDDIDEFRSSFQMKYSSEYLSEGIIHRFNQRSLKRSQLPSLASVNLEYVHNATKSKEVFVLPRTTRKELRLHPTIRMMTEVMEARRVCRDMEKSLKAHLMMADKTRNGDRVVDNQGLGVFEEGVELDIEDERVSRERRSIFIVPGTLWCGAGNIADSYDDLGEHETTDMCCREHDHCPHTIESWQNKFSIFNHRLYTLSDCRCDVKFRDCLLRVNTSVSRSVGDAYFNLLGCACFNIKEEEECISRSWWPWNACSRYQQIKRAIVNFIGPVLDFMTM, from the exons ATGCGGCCGTTGATTCTTTCCTTCGTAATCGTATTAACGTGGTGTTTGCAGTCACGCGCCGACATCGCCTGGAATCCACCGTCATCAAGGACGTCACACCTTTCGTCACCGCCATGGTCATCGCAACAATCTCAAATTAGATCGTTGAACTTCCTCAGCATCTCAAGGTCGATGGATGAACTCATGATCGTGCTGCAACTCGACGACGTCTCGGCTATCCAGAGGGTCGTCGGCGACCACAGAGGTGCCCGGATGGTTATTCTTCAAGCAACAGATGGCAGGCATCTCATTCGTAATATCTACGATCCATCGTACAATCTCAAGGAATGCAAGGCAACAAAAAATCAAGATGACATCGATGAATTCAGGTCCAGTTTCCAAATGAAATATTCCTCCGAGTATCTTTCAGAAGGCATCATCCACAGATTCAATCAACGGTCATTGAAACGCTCCCAATTACCCTCCCTTGCCAGTGTCAATTTGGAGTATGTCCACAACGCGACCAAGTCAAAAGAGGTTTTTGTCCTACCAAGAACCACGAGGAAGGAGCTTAGACTTCATCCTACGATTCGGATGATGACAGAAGTCATGGAGGCCCGAAGAGTATGTCGAGACATGGAGAAAAGTTTGAAGGCCCATCTGATGATGGCGGATAAAACTCGGAATGGTGATAGAGTGGTTGATAATCAGGGACTTGGTGTCTTCGAAGAAGGTGTAGAGTTGGATATCGAGGATGAACGAGTCAGCAGAGAGAGGAGGAGTATCTTCATCGTTCCTGGGACACTTTGGTGTGGAGCGGGAAACATCGCTGA TTCTTATGATGATCTCGGAGAACACGAGACTACGGACATGTGTTGTCGAGAACACGACCATTGCCCTCATACCATCGAAAGCTGGCAAAATAAATTCAGTATATTCAATCATCGTCTCTACACCCTCAGTGATTGCCGATGTGATGTCAA ATTCCGTGATTGTTTGCTGAGAGTGAATACCAGTGTATCTCGTTCGGTTGGAGATGCGTACTTCAACCTTCTAGGATGCGCCTGCTTCAACatcaaagaagaagaggagTGCATCTCTAGATCGTGGTGGCCATGGAATGCTTGCTCGAGATATCAACAGATCAAACGAGCCATCGTCAACTTTATTGGACCAGTACTCGATTTCATGACTATGTAA